In Aedes albopictus strain Foshan chromosome 3, AalbF5, whole genome shotgun sequence, the genomic window tttcatgagacGCATAATAAATGaaccactaaaataactaaaacggccgctatgaaatgaacagatagcgccaccgtagccttgtgtgtttaacataactcgactgctgtcaaaATGTTAATGTCCATATAAGGTGGCGCCTTTATTTACATGCGGTAAACGAAAGAAAAgcttgcttcattgatccattgtgccctattatccaaatagataacgaagtccgatcccaggatgacgatgtttcataataggacgcaatcagtgaagtactagattgaaagtagtgagctgaatttttgtatggtgagatgatcagttctccatttctgcaatgacatggtgcaaacagcgtgggttatatggtttctttcctaatttaatgctgtttgagcaaaagtttgggtaactgtgttgttgaagttgcaagaaataaataatacaacaacactgttacaAAAACTTCTGCTCAAATAGCataaaattagtcaagaaatcatataacctacgctgtttgtaccatttcattacagaaatggagaactgatcatctcaccatacaaaaatccagctcactactttcaatctagtacttcactgattgcttcctattgttattccatcagtcaatcctgtgattctattttttttctggcTGGTTGCCTTTAGTTCCCAGCGATAGTTGCTTTTATAGCTGGTGCATGATCTAGGAGTTTATAATCCAAAGGGGGCATCTCCAAATTACAAACGAAACACACTCCATGCATCAATcggagaattttccatgaattagaGAATGCAATTAATGGAAAATTCTTAGAACTATAAACATAACAGCTACTTCACCAACGTAACAATGTGTCTAATCACTTACCCTATGTTTCAGCATTGCCGCCATCTGCTGGGTTGCTCACTACGCGAAGCGTCTGCTGGAGACGCTGTTCGTTCATCGGTTCTCCCATGCCACCATGCCGCTGAGGAATCTCTTCAAGAACTGCAGCTACTACTGGGCGTTCGCCGGATACGTTGCGTACCACGTGAACCATCCGTTGTTCACCGAACCCAGCACCGCTGTCATGTACGCCGGGTTGGCTGGATTCATTGTAAGTTTTGTTCTCTTGCAATGTGTTATAgactgttttttttaatttgccgCATCCATTTCTATTTCAGGTGAGTGAGCTGGGAAATTTCTCCATTCACATGCTGTTGAGAAATCTGAGACCAGCTGGTTCCACAGTTCGCAAGATTCCAAAACCCGACGGCAACCCATTGACTCAGTTGTTTAAGTAAGTTGGAAGTTGTTAGATAGGAGAAGCTATATTTTAACACTTTGTCTGCGCTTCTAGCTTCGTGTCCTGTCCGAACTACACGTACGAGTTCCTGTCCTGGCTGTCGTTCTCGATGATGACCACCTGCGTTCCGGCGTTGCTCTTCACCGCTGCCGGTATGTACCAGATGACGGTTTGGGCCATCGGAAAGCACAAGAACTACAAGAAGGACTTCAAGGATTACCCCAAGGGTCGCAAGGCTATTCTGCCGTTCGTGATCTAAGTTGATCGTGACGCCTAGAGAGATTGCTTTGGGAATATTTATTCGGTAGGGAGGGCATTTAATACATAACACTATTTTTCGAGTTTCTTTGGTAACAGGTATAGATTTTCTGTAGCGTCGTTAAGAAGAGATTAATGGTTTTAGATTAGCTGGTAGCGATAAGAACCGTAACATGTTGGGAGGGTTAGACTTAAGAGACAAATCGGTGATTCGACTGTAACTTCGTTGTATTGATGAAATTCATCAATGTGCTAGCATTCCCATAGCTGAAGAACGAGGTTTGTTAAGGATAGTTTAAATTCTATGAGCCACACAAAGATCATTAATCCTAAGATACATCTAATATTGCCACGAGATCAGTGATGGGTTAGGATTACAAGTTtgacaatttcaataaaatttcggCTATTGTAAGTTTATGAACCGCATGACTTGAAATAAAGCTGATTGACTTCTGTAGAAATCATTGTTTTTTTGTTCGATCCATGTTTCTTAAGTACCTGTGTAACTTTACTCCAGCGCCGAGTCTTGGGCAATGTTCCTTCAGTTTCCTCATACGATTAAGGTTCGTCAACTGAAGTTGACTGTTTCGACATATGTATTCGCTTTTTTGTACACTTCACAACTCGTGATTGATGCGTCCGCTCGTGATAGAGTTGTTTGCTTTTGCAAGGTACGGGACGTGAGTGATGACGCAGTCATTGGAAGGGCTGTAATACACAAATTCTTCAGCAACTTCAAGCTAAGTAATACATTCTCATTCTCATCCTcattagggtaaatcgccaattgttgcacggctaaaaattcgccaattgttgcacactccataagaaaaacatggagtgtgcaacaataggcgagtttttagctgtgcaacaattggaaaattaccctacaacGTCACTAATACAACTAGATCcgtctctgtctctacccgcaatcatgtacttcgtctcgGCCTAGTTTATTAGCATATCCAGCTTTTTCGTTTTTCTTATTCATTCTCCTAAACAAACAACAATTTGCGGATAATCTAGCCCAAAACAAAATTTAATCTGGCTACGCTAATGGTCATGGTTAAACCTCTCctctttgtccatacaaaaaaaaataaatttgtatggagcgtagactttggccagaccccccctcctccccccaaaaagtctacgtggtatgAACGGCCCCTCAGAGGAGCAAAGGATGCTCCTACTGctaataattattattatcaattggcttctttaacggtgttgagataattcgatattctgaatctgcatgtcaaactgagccgaaatccaaattttcatgaattttggtgcccgggaacctatttaaaaatcaatttgaagtttgtatgggagcgatttgtcgaatcacccctcgtcgcagtttgtactgggcggagctgtcaaacagttgcccagctgtcaaaaggtgatttaaaaaaatctctttgaaattaattttaggtagcaaaattaagttctaaaaatctgaaaaaaatcatagtggctcagaaaaaggtgatctttcatataaaatcaaaaaaataatacatttttttaaatttaaaaccccaattattGACCCAGTacccacactgaaataaattttgttgtagtttctaccgaatccatggtaaaaacaAGAAccgtaccaacaattttcaaccgaatgcaaaattctgttaaatgtactgaaacattgtcagtaATACCATGCATGCTGTATTTTTGACTAAAAAAATTCTTGTTGCTACTATTTTGGCATTGTTATTTTAACCATGTCGACTTGAATGTTGCACGTCttggataaacatggtcaaaaatacaatgccaAAATAGTTGCATCAATAATATTTTCCGTCAAAAGTACAACATGCATGGtattattgacaatgtttcagtacatttaacagaattttgcattcggttgaaaattgttggtacaattcgtatttttaccatggattcggtaaaaacgacaacaaaattttttTGGGTGCAGGTTTACGAGGAAAGTTGTATTCAGCACCttccattagcattagcattagcattaagcgagtcgcataaattcgtaggtggtacagtcctagaccgctgttatgagggttgcctccttcccgtccgaaccaaagcacaaagattttgggactaatctctgactcttagacaagactgacgcaatcctccaatggtcgagcactgtcctggccacgtccttgcgactgctgaggaatgggaaaggatggttagttttggacacctatgaaaaatttagacaactctacgatctctcaggcctaggtgttgATGCGTTTCCGatttcgtacgctggtatacagggcatcgaaatgacaaatgcgttataacattattgtcataccatttttcagcatgtataccatttttcattgctgtgaaccAAAGACTCATAGATCTAGACCGGCAGCATGTGGAGACATTAAATAGGACATAAATTATGATGAAACTTTGTAAGCTCaagtcaaaaatatgttttctagCCTTAAATGTAAAGGGAGATCAATATGTAAAAGGTgaatgtgttatttcgaagatttaaataaatttgttcatttgtttatttgtttttactATCAACAGACAAACTTATGCCCTAATGATATTGGATCTACATAAATTTATGACaaaataagtggatttccagcagctagttttgcgcatatctcagatgccaatcttcgttcctgtattctttgttATAATTGGAATACTGGTTGGACCAGATGTTTTTcgtttaccaaaataaattacAGTTCGGTGGCTTTTATACATGATATAACAGTTCCGCGTGCTGGATTGGGGActtcgaaggtgatgattttgtttgcggttttctgagcgaaagtgaaggagggaattgtacaatttttcttTGTTCTAacgatggagttccacttatgttatgtgctctAATTCGACTCCGAAAGATGTGCCAATCGGATAAGAGTCCCCACCAATTAAAACAACTGCTTTTataagtacgttttgtaatgttgtcaAATACATAAAACAGTAGCGCTTTGTAGCTTTTTATAGAACAGTCTTACAGCTAAAAGCTGTGTTGTAGAAATTGTTGGTGCAGCTATACAGCTTGTCGAATGTAAACATTtactgcgtttgacgtttcacacgaCGAGGCACAAGCTTCGTCTGGTgtaaacaaaacgggctattttttatgctatgaaagtagtgagctggatttttgtatggggagatgatcaattcttcatttctgcaataaaatgatgCAGCGTGATTTCTTGACtatttttatgctgtttgagcaaaagtttgggtagctgtgttgttgtattatttttttttttgcaatttcaacaACATAGTAGTTACCCAAGCGTTTGCccaacagcatcaaataaggtaagtGTGGAGCTtagaattattgtggacaagcggtgcccccaggaagtaacttgtgtttaCACTTTGACGTTCGCGAAGTAGTGACGCGACAACAGTTTtgcacgcctactagattgcttgatatgcatttggcagaccatgtgctactgGAGTGCATTGGAAGTCTAGTCGAATAACAATGCAGATTCAGTACCACACagtaagaaatcataatacccacgctgtttgcaccattttattgcagaaatggagaactgatcttctcaccatacaaaaaaccatACAAATGTTAGAGTGACCACAAAGTAGTCACTCTAACATAACCtgaaattatatttaatcgaataATTTGGGGTAACCGtataacctgagacgagactcgcgaagacggtcttctttttcttcttcctatctgtgttgacattatgttttgggctggtggttcaaacacgtacgtgaccgcatcagctcacatgcagtgtgactgaatcccattcacgcacaaaatcatgttgaggtgaaattttgcatcgccaacaatcgccaagcaaagtaatcattggaatattttgttttcaatttatttttgacagtacaggagaagaaaatgctgctcggagtgaattttggcttcagaatttatctcggatagcaatactttcctcgttttaggtaacgtaatcaaacgggctacaactgacagctcagttgggctgcacttgacgttgctttttttcctcttcgcgagtctcgtctcagcgtataactattatttaatagCTTATGGGTAGTACGAAGatcacaagaaatttcttggcctatctcgatgcgtggaaaattcaggcaatgaatcgttcaagaaataataaagcgtcgctttattccgtatcctagtacggagctgaaacgaaatgtcaaatcaaatggggcttgctgtgttgaatttcttgaccattccggtcacggaaaaataatgcactgaacgaaaattacttgagcgattccgtttgcatacctcgcataaggcTAAAATAGCGCCTTCCAAAGATGAGAAACCAACAACTTCTAGGTTGCATAAGAGCCGAGAAAAATCTGTGATTTCGTGGCATAGAAGGTAATTGCACAGCATGTGCTGCATGTCGACTAAGTTCGACAGATTCATTGGCTCGCATAGACGCTTCTGTTCATATGTAACACACAGTAACTCAGCTTCAAGCCGTATTAAGAGAGAGTCATGTTGACATATTATGTTAGTTGGGTAGGGCGTGGAGGGATCACTAGAACACTTTGAAATTCTATCGTGTGACAGCtcaaaatacgtgattttttatcaAACTTCTAATAAATCTTTTTTGCGTTTTCCAGAAGCTGTTGATCCAAATTTTGATCTACGGCTATCAAAATTGGGATCAACAGCCTCTGGATAACGCGAACAGATTTGATTTGTCTAAAACTCCTGTTTGACTAGGTATGTAAATACTTCAATATTGTCAGAATTCTATCCTACTTCTTTACGAAATAACAGCATAATTAGTATGTCGATTGACCAAAAATGACCCCAACTAGGAAGGTTCCTTATCTAGTGCTAATAGTTCTACTTGTGCTCATTCTACGAGTGGAGTGACATGACCCAGCTCGGCTCGCATATCGAGGGACACGTCACGTCACTCCACTCGTAGAATGAGCACTACAAAAACCATTGCATTTTTTATGAATGAGAGTGAATATTTGTTTCATTAAACACCCCTAACTTTCGTAGGATTCATGCTGGTCACCTGAACAAAATTATAACCATAATAAAATAAGTAATGCGCTCGAAATCTTTCTCAGCCCACCCTATCTTGTAAATATTGTTCCAAATTACACCTTTTTTGCTATCATCCAGCAATTTTTCGAAGAGTTTCATCCGCCATGGTATCATTGTATTGATACATCTTTGGTCTGTCTGCCAGCAAATATCCTTTCCGGTCATTGGACATGGTGATAAGTGGCGCAGTTTTGTGCCGCGCATCATCGTCAGTTGCCTAAAACTTTCGCATATCGTTCAGATCCATGCTTTTAGAGCGAACGATCTCTTGATGCTCTTGATGGGAAGAGCTCATAGTTCGCATCGCATGTGTAATCATGACGATGCTGCCGAGCAACTTTTAAAGCACGTTTGGCAGATATTCTGCTCCATTAGCATGCCATTGATAGTACATTTGAAATCACAATTGCAACATTTCGTATCTTTAACCTACGCCTCAATAAGggcaatttctttcaaaaaaatctttgtggTGACCCGAGTAAAAAGTAACACCTAGTAGTTTTATTCAAACTCTGACTTACACGATAACACTGATGATACCCTACGGTCTAATGCAGTTGGCTTCAATTGTAGATGTATGAAAATGAGTGTACATGGCTTTGTGACGACCATCCAGCGCGCGCGAGTTATTTAGCGAAGCTAATTCAAGCGATTTGCACCCCACTTTGGGCGCAGTACTTCTGCAGGGCTTCCTGGTGGGCCACTGGCAGCGACGCCACCAGGACACCGATCTTGCCCGGATTCGATTGCGCCAGCTTACCAAGGTTCTGCACGAGGAACTGACGGGTGTTGGCCACCTCCGGCAGCGGATCAATGGGTTTTGCCTGGGCAAAGTTGAGCTGCGAATAGGCAGCCTGGTAGCCGGGGACGTCTTCGATCTCGACGAAGGTGTCTCCGTCAATGTTGGACTCGTCCGGAGGAAGTTCAAAGATCTGGATGACGGTTTGCAACAGCTGGGGCCAGAACTTGACGTACGCGTCCGATAGAAGTTCTGGGGTTTCGCAAAGCAGCTTCGTGATGCCGACCGAGACAATCTTCTGTTCGAGTTCACCGGATACCTTGTTGATATCCGGTAAGAAGATCCGCTCGATGACCATGCCGAACATACTGGAAAGAGTTGGGGATTGTTACATCCGTCGAGTACGGTTATGTAGATGAGAACTTACTTAGCTTGAATGTTATCAATAAGCTGCACGAGAGCTTGAGCTCCTACACGAGATGCATAGAGACACAAGAACACGATGAAGCTCCGCACGAATTTGGTAGTTTTAGATGAGCTCAGTCGTTGGAACAACAGGGAGAAGATTTGACGCATGCTCTGTCCCAGTTCATCCCTGAAAAAGCGTgtacaaaaatgattaaaatgGCAACATCATCAAGTGAAAAGCAATAACTCACGCTGGATAGTGCAGCAGCAGGTTCTGCATGAGGTAGAAGCCCTCGTGGTCGTTGCTCTTGGAGGCGATCATCTTCTGGAACACTCCGAGCACTCCGTTCAGCTTTCCATCGGCGCTGATCTGGGGAGAAGCTTGCCGTACGAAGGCGCACAGCAGCCGGATTAGGGGCGTAACGTTGCCCGGTCGTTCCCAGAGAGCTGGTGCCAAGAGGCACGGGAACAGCGAAAGGTACGTGTCCGGGATGGCACTTTTCCCTTCGCGGATTTCCAGGAACAGCGACAACATTTGGAAAACGTATGGCATGAACTCTGCAAAGGAATTGATGTTGATTGTAGATGTTCGATTTTGTATGCATCTTCATTAGTACTCACCCAGAACGTCTTGCTGTAGAATACCCTGGAAAACTGGGAAGAGCGCTTCTTCGAACGAGCTGACTGCGTTAGGATCCGCTTTGCATACGAGTCTGTAAGGGGATATCAATTCAATTAGAATAGACATAATTTTGTGGAATTATCTTTTTCCTTTTTGAGGAAACTGCTATGACTGGGGAACTGTGgaaatgttcaaagaacactaagtggaagagaggtaggccaagttccagtgagaacgtagaaccATAGAAGAAGGGCTGAATGAAAAAAAATAGGGAGTTAATTTGCACTTACTTGACCGACAGCGACAGCGTTTCGAACAGATAGTGGTTGAAGTGCGGTTTCGACGGATTCCGGGACACAACCGTCAGGATCTCGGTCAGCCGCGGCAACACCACAATCATAAAAGGCAACGAAGCCTCCTGCAGGGTGTTCAGCGTGCGCATGATACACTTCATGATGTACTCGTTCTCATTCGAACCCTGGACGGTGAACGCAGCAAACAGACCGGTGATAAGTTCGGCACTCAGCGGCGCGAGAATTTCCTTGGTGACGATCGGTTTGTTGTCGGGGCCTTTCATGGTGAGAATTTTGTCGATGGCGCAAGCGGCGTAGCTGTGGACGACCACGTTTCCTGCGGCGAGGTGTTTCGCTACCAGGGGTAAGGTGGCCACGATGATTTGCGGTCCGAGGATCGTTCGGAAGGTCATGATGAATTTGAGGGCATCTGCCTTGAGAACTGGGAGCTCGTTGACGTCAGGTCGTTCCAGTTCCGGGATGATTTGTTGCTGGGTGAATTGAGGAAGTGGGACAAGTTCTGAGGTCTGAGTGACACCAAGCTTCTGGGTTTGACCTTTGGAAGCCATCGAAGTGACTAGATAAATGGCGGTGTCCTTGGTCTTCCAATTATTGGCCGGATTTTCGGCGTACTTGGCCAACAGGACTTGCAAATATTGGCCGAAAATCTCGATAATCTTGGATTCGAAGTTTTGGGAGAGGGTTTTGACCAAGTCACACGCAGCTCGACGTCTCGTTTCCACGTCGGAACCTTCAATATCTCGTCGGATGTATTCTTCTGGATTATCCTCGAATAGTTCCTCATCCGATACCCGGAAGTCCATGTTGGGAATGATGACCTTCTCGCAGATGCTCGCCAAAACGTTTGGATCTTCGAACAGATGTCGGTAGTGATTGCGGTCGGCCACGGTGCTCAGGAAGTTCAATGCATTCGAGACCAGAGTGTCGTACTTGGTCTGAATGCCGGTATTCACCAGCAGTTCCCAAACGGCCGTCACAAACTGGGGCATATAAGGTCCAAACTCTTCGTCGTACTTCTGGGCATACAAACAAAGATTCTCACAGATTTGCGACCGCAAATGCTCCAGGACTCCTGCGTCCTCATCCTCCCCCGTTTTCAAGCATAGAATGTCAATGGTCAACATCCCGTGGAATGCCTTCATCCAGGTGTCCATATTATCCTCGAAGAATTCCGGCAAATCCTGGGAATTCAACGAGTAGAATACTTTGCACACCAGCACCAGTGACCCGTAAATAATCTTCAGAGCTTCCTCATTGTTGGCGTGAGCTTCGGCTAGACCCAAAGTGGCCTGCAGCAGATCCGTCAACGGTTTGGCCAGCTTATCCAACACGAACTTAATCTCTTCCCACAGCTCTTGCGATTTGAACTCGTATCGATATCGCTTGAACAGCGAATGAGCCGTCTGAAGGACGCCGTTGATCACACTGAAGTTCCCCGTGGCAAACTTCTCGATCATTTCGTCCATCAGCTGCGGCCACTTCAGCGGGAAATCATACTTCCCTATAATGCTCACCGCATCGCTGAGCTGCTTCTGGATCGAAGACGGCGACTTCAGCATCAGCGGCACAATCATCGCCTTGATGCCGTTCCGGTCCGACTCGGCCACCTTATCCGGACCATCGTTCTCCAAGTGGTAGCCCCAGTTCCGTTTGACAAAGTTCTTGAACGCGATGGCCGCGGCCACCCGGATGGTGATATCCACCTGAACTTTATCGATCAGATTCAAACACAGCAGCGGATAGTTCTGGCTGATTTCAATACTCTCGATGAATCGTTCCGCTGAAACCATGAAGAAACATGTAAATAAAACAATCCCACACACACACCTAACCTTTTGCCCGCAGCTCTTACCGGGTCGGCGCACTTCTGGATCGGGGCTCAGTGTTTGCTGCAGATAGTTGGCGAGACGCTCAAAGTTGTTCTCGGTGATTTCCATTGCTGGCGGGGCAGATTCCACCTCGTGGGCACTGTTTCCGTGTAAATCAACTTCTCCACTTGTACTACACTACCTCAAATGATCGTTATTCGTAATATTCACGCAATTAAAACGCAAAAATGCCACTAATTTATCGTTCAGTCGAGAAAATAGCACAGCAAAAATGCAAATTTATTGCGTCTGGATACGCGCAACACACTCTTTCTGGATCACATTCGAAGAACGAAACCGGCCGTTGAAAGAACATCAACGCGAAAAACTGACACATCTGGTGGGTGCTATTGAAGTTACCGAACGCAGTATTACCCACCTAGAGGTAGGGCTaagccaaggagaatacattttactaaggtggcgcagataaacattgcaaaccactggttgtctcttccactcttctggtgttcttagagcaacattaacggcggctactattcgagcaacccgcgcagcgctaccatcttgacttaaccacccttttccacaccggtagcaatcaaattaatcaccctgattcgtatcgggagggctgtcatattcgcatagaatttttagcagcgcaactgtcccgctactatatttggtcacccacccatagcgctactattttgcgagcgcatccagcagcgaccggtaaagtttgctgcaatgatggagggctgccaaacggggtgtagaagcgcaccgttaaaggtgctcttatgcaactaatacttatgacacacatgtgatacaagaatcactgtacaattgcgcttgaaatgagtgccatactgaaaattcactcagctcaagtcagtcttgttagaattttcttgacactgcgtaccgttgtacaggaatcacactcgtatcacatgtctgtccggggtataaaatagtgacgtcactatttcagttccataagaacaccagatgaatggaagagacaaccagtagtttgcaatgtttatctgcgccaccttagtaaaatgtattctccttggggcTAAGCTGGTACACAAAAAAAACACTGTTTTCTATCCCTTtattagagcacctttaacggtgcgcttctatagcccgtttggcagccctccatcattgcagcaaactttaccggtcgctgctggatgcgctcgcaaaatagtagcgctatgggtgggtgaccaaatatagtagcgggacagttgcgctgctaaaaatgttatggaaatatgacagccctcccgatacgaaccagggtgactaatttgattgctaccggtgtggaaaagagtggttaagtcaaaatggtagcgctgcgcgggttgctcgaatagtagccgccgttaatgttgctccaaggcagtggcaactatattaccaccctttgccacctactgtttgtattttttttcagttttataacaatttatttcgagctttttttttggtttacgcaaaattgggattactaacaacgcctggaatttttttggtactaaacaatgcTTTTGCAACAATTTGGgtgccatttgtagtctcaaaaaatggctaaatttcaccgcgtgaagaaaattagctcaaacttattgtaaaattatagatttggtaaatattttaagaaataaaatcaaattatgggttgacatgagctgaactacgcagtttatattatgggttaagccctaatccactctaaaatcacTTTCCCGGCTTTTTGTctaagtcaaaagaagaaaagtacccttaaagggcagtggcaagaatattgccaccagcgctggtgacctaaacgggcagtggcaactatattgccacctcaaaagctcatttttggggttaacgggcagtggcaactatattgccacctagatttttgagagtttctttcaaacaaaaattgtttcgtGCGTGTAataatgtatataatcatttccataatagtatgcgttggcaactcttctagttttctcggccttataaagggctaTAGGGTGTGCGAACCATTTTGGACTCTTCGTtcaaccaaggatgggaacactcacttgcaaagagttacactcacttgctgttttctcagctcaggagcatgcaatcaagaaacgatgtatggacgacctgggccttgtggttttgtctaaaagtttgccgaatagagtaggggtcgcacacgcataccgaagtcgtaagGGAggtgcaaaggcaactctccacgaggtgaatgtaaattacactcacctcgtggagagtcgctttcacaactttttcacgactttggtatgcgtgtgcctcccctactctattcggcaaacttttagacaaaaccacaaggcaaaagtcgtccatacatcgtttcttgatagcacgcttctgagctaagaaaatagcaagtgagtgtaactctttgcaagtgagtgttcccatccctgcgttCAACTTTCGAGTAaagtttgacagttcgataaagTTATTTCCcctcagggttcctgatttccacttttcatcttcttccacactcgaatacagtcagcagcgaacggttgtcgcttcagcttgtgtgtttgcttgtcagcgacgacagcaaacaccggcgaacggtgggaagccatcaaggaagccatacatggaatttaaacattcgtccacattcgcatcgcaaacgatggagaggtgatgcgattcgtgagtgatattgcgcgtacgaatatttgaagttttcaaaaaatgtttattattttctttgctaatctagcatttcaacaacaatacactaaaaacgtatgcattacatgcagaaattctgt contains:
- the LOC115257884 gene encoding probable very-long-chain enoyl-CoA reductase art-1, with product MEIEILDAKNSKPLGKCRVQGDTTIKALKNEVQNMKKSLTIHRQALRLEPRGKILKDSDTLQSLSISSGGKLYVKDLGPQISWKGVFLAEYAGPIFVYMIFYQRPSFIYGSAAANPVSLTANIAAICWVAHYAKRLLETLFVHRFSHATMPLRNLFKNCSYYWAFAGYVAYHVNHPLFTEPSTAVMYAGLAGFIVSELGNFSIHMLLRNLRPAGSTVRKIPKPDGNPLTQLFNFVSCPNYTYEFLSWLSFSMMTTCVPALLFTAAGMYQMTVWAIGKHKNYKKDFKDYPKGRKAILPFVI
- the LOC109418539 gene encoding exportin-2, with product MEITENNFERLANYLQQTLSPDPEVRRPAERFIESIEISQNYPLLCLNLIDKVQVDITIRVAAAIAFKNFVKRNWGYHLENDGPDKVAESDRNGIKAMIVPLMLKSPSSIQKQLSDAVSIIGKYDFPLKWPQLMDEMIEKFATGNFSVINGVLQTAHSLFKRYRYEFKSQELWEEIKFVLDKLAKPLTDLLQATLGLAEAHANNEEALKIIYGSLVLVCKVFYSLNSQDLPEFFEDNMDTWMKAFHGMLTIDILCLKTGEDEDAGVLEHLRSQICENLCLYAQKYDEEFGPYMPQFVTAVWELLVNTGIQTKYDTLVSNALNFLSTVADRNHYRHLFEDPNVLASICEKVIIPNMDFRVSDEELFEDNPEEYIRRDIEGSDVETRRRAACDLVKTLSQNFESKIIEIFGQYLQVLLAKYAENPANNWKTKDTAIYLVTSMASKGQTQKLGVTQTSELVPLPQFTQQQIIPELERPDVNELPVLKADALKFIMTFRTILGPQIIVATLPLVAKHLAAGNVVVHSYAACAIDKILTMKGPDNKPIVTKEILAPLSAELITGLFAAFTVQGSNENEYIMKCIMRTLNTLQEASLPFMIVVLPRLTEILTVVSRNPSKPHFNHYLFETLSLSVKLVCKADPNAVSSFEEALFPVFQGILQQDVLEFMPYVFQMLSLFLEIREGKSAIPDTYLSLFPCLLAPALWERPGNVTPLIRLLCAFVRQASPQISADGKLNGVLGVFQKMIASKSNDHEGFYLMQNLLLHYPADELGQSMRQIFSLLFQRLSSSKTTKFVRSFIVFLCLYASRVGAQALVQLIDNIQANMFGMVIERIFLPDINKVSGELEQKIVSVGITKLLCETPELLSDAYVKFWPQLLQTVIQIFELPPDESNIDGDTFVEIEDVPGYQAAYSQLNFAQAKPIDPLPEVANTRQFLVQNLGKLAQSNPGKIGVLVASLPVAHQEALQKYCAQSGVQIA